The following is a genomic window from Mus pahari chromosome 1, PAHARI_EIJ_v1.1, whole genome shotgun sequence.
AAATGCTTTACAgctagctggatctcatggaggcattttctcaaaggaagctcctttctctgtgataactccagcctgtgtcatgttgagacacaaaagtagccagtacacaGGCTCCCATAGAGtcttgctaagacagactcatgtggtgaggcaagacccgtggaggacatgtgatatttgaTGGGAGTATAAATGGGACTCTATGGACAGCAATGGTGCTTACATAGCTGGCTTTGCAACACTTCTTAGTCTCATGTctttgtcttcactgatcttcctTGTGAgcagcatggcagagaacttctcctggcattccaACTGTCCTAATTGCTCCCACTGATGTGTACTGGcttggctgaggcctggctggtgCTGCTAGttcatgccactgctgctgattcatatttgcTACCCTGTCACTACTGAACAGGACCGCTGGCATATCCATGACATGTTTGGGAGTGGATTGAGCTGATGATGCtgactcctgtgaactgaactgctcatTTCCTCACAaggcagatgggatttgctccaaagaactgtttctaaacaagtccacttcccccatattctaataacctttcttttcagtttcttctggtGGGCGATGGGATAGAAGAGgtgttaaagcatttaagaattgTTATTAAAATTAGGGTTGAGATAAATTTACATTATAGGCTGGTAACTAAAAAAAGCTTATTAAAATTCTAGAAACTCCTGAAACTTTACATAGGGACAGGTTGGTTAATGGTTTGCCCCCTAAATATCTCCCAAGGGCTCAATTCAAGCTGTTCCTTAGCTGATGGGATTATTGAGAGATAGTGGGAATATTAggggtgctggctagttttatgttaacttgataaAAGCTAGAATcatttgtgaagaaaaaaaaaaaaaaaacatcgcATCAGATTGACCTGAGAGAAAGTCTGTTGTGTATTATCTTCACTGATGACTGGTGATTCATGTGGACAGTGTCCGCTAACCCCATCCCCAAGTTTGTGATCCTGAGTGTTATAAGAAGGTCAGAAAGCAGTGTCCACACTCCTAAAGTAAAGTGACTTTACCTACCACAAtagccatcaactgtcaatagatTCTTCACTGTGAGTAGGGCTTAGAAACCCTTTTCCCACTAAATAGATCTTGAGGAGTGTGGGGAAAGAGGGTGAAGGGGatttagagggagggaaggagcctgCATTCAGCCAGaactcctgtgctctgggcaggcagatgcaggagggctgccagatgatTTCTACTCGGCcacaggtgggcatctaagccactgaccccactcatcAGGGGTGGACAAGAGGCAGCCCCTGATAGCAGGGGCCCCAGGGCAACACCATTTGTTCCCAGGGATACGGGAGAGAGGGCAGAGTGTCCATGACTGGAGCACACAAAGGCCTTGCAaagggagattagaaatggctcattaggagaaagcctatcccctTGTCCAAGCAAGTGGGCCttaatgaacagagacagtctatggttttatagctttattgtagaaaggcaggtggaaagagagaatgtggaaagagagagagagaccagcccatggccaagaagagagaagcgggaaagagagagagagagaagaaaggctagagagtaagaaagagagagtaagagggaaagagggtaagagaatgagagaagatgatgaggagaggagagagtgagttggggccaagcagcccctcttatggtgggctgttatcttggtgttgctaggtaactgggaggagtttagcctgcagatcagaagtttgggacattctatacatgactactagccacacATCTCCTGTGGGAGTTGTGTGGGTAGCAACTTCGACAGAAACCTTGAGTCCAgaagacatgagggaatgcctaccatcccatgtaggtggaaattgaTACCACTGGGTTTCACTGGGGTtcacctcagcttgactggagttTAGCCTAtctgtacatagcccattgccccacagagGAGAATATACTGACCACAAAGATGTTATCTATGAACTGGGTATTATATGTTGTCATACAAagtttcaaaatgtgtgtgtgtgtgtgtgtgtgtgtgtgtgtgtgtgtgtgtgtgtgtgtgtgtaggtgtgcagttgtgtgtgtgtgcaggtgtacatcTGTATGGTATGTGGTATGTAGTGTTtgagtgtaggtgtgtatgtgctGTAGTGTACATATAGAGAGTAGAGAATAGCTGTTGGGCAGTCAGTTCTATCATGCCAAGTTATAGGGACCCAGCTCAGGTTCTCAGACCTACACAGTCCAGTTCTCTGGATATTACACAGTCACCCTTGTGAATTCAAGACAGGGCTCCTGAATTCTTATCTCTGAAGTAGCTTCCACCTTCCTCTTTTGTTCTGACTTGGCTTTTCACTTTGTTTctagagattttattttcttcacaattTTGACTGCCAATTCTGATGTAAGGAGAGCTATGTATCTGTTTTTCCCAGTCCCATTTAATCAAAATACGCATGTGGCAGGTCATAAGGGAtgattaaataaaacaacaaacaaacaaacaaacaaacaaacaaaaaacaattgacATTGTACTGGATgtgtttaatcctagcactcaggaggcagaggttcctgagtttgaggctaaaaCTTGGGAGTTAGTCAGTATGGGAGAATGGGACTTTTGAGGAACTAGGGTTCTGAGAGTATGGTTTTGAGGGCTtacatttctctgcctcttttttttaaatctcttttctgttttccaaaacaATGAAGAGCAGCCTCTACCATATATTTCCACTATCAtcctcaaacacatgagtccaCATGACTGTGGACTGAACCCTCTGAaaacataagttaaaaaaaaatctttcttctccTAAGTTATTTCTGTTAGGTATTTTGATTATGCTATGAAAAAGCAATAAGTACAAATAATTTACACATGCTGGTGGTACTATGTtcctataaatataaaataaatacaggggAATTAACCATGGAATCTGTTTACACATTCAGAAGCAAATTTGTGCATAAACCTAAGTAGATCTGCAGAACCAGTCATCTTGTACAGAAATCTGAGTAGCACCAGTAATTGTGCCAAATTTAGTGTCCCGGTTCTGATAAAACATTCATTGCAAAATCTCTTTCTTGGTTTAGGTTGGATGATATGTACAGAGACAATTCCTACACTTTACAAACAGCAACTTGTCATTagtaatgaaatagaaataaaacaatgtgGAAATATTAGTTTGTTGTACAGACTGACTCCAAGATTGGAGCTAGAATGCTCAGGAGAAGTTTGTGAGGTAGGCACACCAGCAAGAAGACAATGTATTCATGTCTTCATTGTATGCTTCCTTCTGTGACAGCTTTCATGTATGACAGtatcttcttaaaattattctgGTGCTGAAAAATCCTTATTATAAAATGACATCATAACCACTGTTATTTTCAGTGTGCTTGTCTTGTCACATTTGTAAAACAGACACTGCACTTCCATTAATATGAAAGCACCACACATATAATGTTCATATTATAAAATGACTATAgtactattatatattatatttatatttacagaactatccttttattgttattttaggaaataattctatatctaataataaaaattttagtgTGCacttgtatgtatgcacacagatAGCACCCAAATACATTGTTTAGAAAGTTTCCTGATTGTATCATTTTCTCTTATGCTTGATATAAACTTGTTTTGTTCATTATGGCCTAATGACTAATAGGCTataccaaacaggcagcatatagcCTGCTACATAGGCTACCCTGTCTAgaattgtgtaaatatactttAGGATGTTTATATCCTGAGGAAATCAACTATAAGGACACACTCCCAGCATGTACCACAATTGTTGAAACATAGATGACTATATAATAAACATTCACTTGCCTGCCACTAAAACAAAGCATATTGAAATTTTTGCTATGTATCCTAGGATTTGAACTAGAGAGAGAGATCTCTAGAATCTGTATGGATCAGGGAGAGAACTAAATAACCACTTACTAGTTCTTAAGGTTAAAAGGCATAGTTTGAAAAGTCAGAACTTAGGCCAACTTGTCATTATGCCAAAGCAAATATCACTAGGAGTCTTTTGCTAAATGCAGTTCTTGGACTGTTTTTATGCCGGTAGAGTATGTCTCTAATGTAGTTGTTTTCCTTCAAATCACAGAGTTCAGTGATGCTCAGATATTTCAGAACTCACTTTTTCAGAACCAAGCTTCTACTTGCAGCAATTTCCTAATCATAGAATATGTGACTTAATTCTctggggaaaaaagagagggaTCTTTTGTAATACCTCCATGCATAAAATGTGTATAATTTCCAGGTTTATGCTTTTGGTAGCAATTCTTTTCCTTTGCAATAAAAATTGCAAGAAAAGCCCTTCATAAACACTGGGAAGGAAGTTGAGAAATTTACTGATCATGTCCAAAGGGAGTCATTCTTATTTCTGAGGACAATATcttaaaaaattaagcaaagcCATGTACAATCACCTATGTGGAGGTATTGCAAAATTAGAGGTATTTCCAGAAACAAGTTAGACTGCCAAATAACTTCAGCTACCTTCGTGATAGGACCAGAGGTTCTTTATCACCCTGTCTGCCTAGCATCCTAATATCTCCAGAGTTTCCTAAGCATGACTGTCTCTTTGTTCAACCATCTCACTAATGTCCTCCAGAGTCATCTGGAGAACCAGATTAAGGGCCCACTGCTGCTACCATTAGCCTAAAGGAACCAGCAAGAAATAAAAAGTGAGGTTGCCACAGCTGTTGACACAGGACAGGACAACTGTAactgaatacagaaaaaaaagagatgaagagaaattATGTCTGAAGAATAGGAAACAGTATGTGCCAAAGGGCAagtcacagaggaagaaaacctACACCATGACCATGTTGGCCACATACAGCAAAGGATTCTGCACAGCAGGGCTAGGCTAGAGCCAGAGAGACTCACAAAGATATTTATCTTTTATCTGTGATAAAGCTAACCTTTCTGTATAATAGCTATCAAAAAATCTTGGGAGTTAGTTGTAGCATCACTATAGTATTCTTGACTACACAGAGAGGATGCAGATCAGGTTGTGCAAAACTGCTGGTGTGTTTTTGTGGTAGTGACACCAGATGGGCCATAGGACTGTGTGGTGCTCGGTGCTCATGGCACTGTGTATGCTAAATCCTGTGATGTAAGGTATCATTGCTTTATTACTGAGGATGGCCGATGACAATACAGAAGTGGTACAGGAACCTGAAAACATTTAACAGAAAAAATAACAATGTTGCAGCAGAATATGAGGAAGTCAGCCACAGTCAGATTGAAGGTGTAAATTAAGATGTCATTCCCACATATCCAGAACCTAAAGAGCCAGAGCATAGTTGTTTCTTGCTAGCCCAGGGAAGTGATGACAACCAAGAGGCATAGGATCTACATAATGTCACAAGTTGGATGAGAGGACTTTTGATTTGTGTGTTCATTGTTATCAGTCTTGAgccaggaatttttttcttaggAGCCCATGAAGAACATGTGACCTCTTTCTAGGACAGTTTGTGGGCGATAGGGCCTGGTGTGTTAGAAATGACTGCATTCCTCCCTTGAAGTCAGGAAAATTTCTTGTAACCCTAGAACTTGGTTCTCTTGTGGCACACAGGATTCTGAATATTTATTCAGTGGAGGGATGAATAAGGAGCTTGAAGTAGTGGATGATTTGGGTTAAATGGAAAATAGcaagcaaataataaaagaattacaACACATGATAGAAAGATTTCATTTATACTAGCTATTTTTGTGGCTAACACTATATATATTTAGAGTTACTTACACATGCCCAAATTATTTAGTTGACTGCTAAAGTGCCTTTGAAATGAGGATACAGTATGATTTTGTTCAACATCTTGGGGCATTTTGGTATGCTGTTTAGGGGTAGAATTTATATTTGAATTAACCTAGAGTGATATAAGAAAGGAAGTACACTTCTTCAGCATGAAACTGGCAGAGGgtgccaaggtccccagaggcccttggtcctgtgaaggctctatgccccaatataggggaatgccatgagATCTGGCAAGGAATGCCATGACCAGGAATGGGGGCGGGTGGGTTgcggagcagggggaggagggagggaataggaaattttgggaggggaaactaggagtggggataacatttgaaatgtaaataaagaaaatatctaataaaaaagaaaaatatactttataaccacaccaaaaaaaaaaaaaaaaagaaaaagaataaagaaggaagaaaggaaatactcAGGTGTAGTTGGAGTGCCACTGAAGGAGGATTTTGAAATATGGAAAACTAGGAGAGGTAAGTGTTTTAAAGTATATAACACAAGTACACTTACTCCATTATCCATCCCAGGAGACCTTCAGTAGAGTTTCCTTTCCAGGAGAGAGCTTTGTGAGTGGAATCATTGAAGAGAAGCAGGATTCTAGGGCTTGGAATAGAAAGATCCTCACAGTGACATGAGATTTGGAATGAAGTCCAGCTCACATCTGGGAAGATACCAGACACTGAGTCAGAGGTTAACAGGATATATGCCTTTCAAGAAGATTAAAGCTATTACTATAATAATGTAATAGATAGGttaatttttacaaatgtttGGGTAAATGTTTGGATAAATCCATAAAGGACAGAATATTTGTGTCAGTCTAACACAGAAACTTCGAACCAGCACTGCTATCTTAGTATCATTACTTTAGACCAGTCCTGCACACCTACCACCACAGAACTATTCATGACATGTTTGTTGTACCTCAATCCTATATTGCCTAAGCAACAAAAACACTGCAGCCTTATCATAATGCCTAAAACTAATCTTGAAGTCAAGATATTTATGCAAGATGAGCTACTAGGTTAAGTCACATCTATTACCTTGCAAGTCCCCAAGGATAATGTttgtttctcattgctgtgaccaaatacatGAAAGGAAGTGATTTCAGTgtggaaaggtttatttgggctcatggttcaGGTGATAGAGTCCctcagggtgggagagagagagcagcagagcAATTTGAAGCTGTGGTGGGGGTATCTGCTCACATCTGggaaaaaatcaagaaacagagaaagggaaatgccAGTGCACAGAGGACTTTTTCCTCGTTTACCTTTGTACATCATCCTACAGTCTGTCCTTCATCCTTTCTATTGCAGTGACAATCATTGTGATCAAAACCAACCctatcatttaatttatttaaccaGTTAAGGATTGTTAACCATTTAAGGAATGTAGCCATTTAAGTAATATCTGAACCCCTGATGACTGGTTTAAAAGTTTCAGAAAATTTCCTGTTAtcaatatatactaataaatcatttctttataTAATGAAGTTGTTACTACATGTAAAGCAAAATGTAGTTACAACTTGGGAGGAAATTGCCTCaagtctctgtttcctgtctcaaAGTTTCCTATTCATTTCTACTATTAGATATTGATTTATAAGTTGAAGTAACTAGGCAGATTCCTCCTAGCTTTCCTTTAGTTTGAGTTCAGTGGGCAATCTGTTCTCAGATGCTAGAGATGCAGAAGCAGATAGTGTTTGTATGTTCCCTAAGGATGCTCTAATATGGAGTGCTAAGgctgcattcattcatttaagtGGCAGCTATTCTCTGAGTATCTGCTGTTTCTGAAACTGTCTTAAGTGACAGGGTATTTTCTTGTGAACTAGGTGCAGTCCTTGTTCTGCAAGTTATATTCTGGAAAAATGACCTTTTAATATTCCTTTCTAACCAGAAATTCTGACTCACTATATTCATTTGATGAAACTTTGGTTCAACCAGACTTCTAGACAAAACCAGTGGTACTCTCAGGTCTCTGAAGACATTGGTTTATCATAGTGAAAGCAGCTGAAGTATCTGGATGTTGCTTTCAGAAAGGAGCACCCACACTGGGAGCTGTTTCTGTTCCTGAAAGTAGTCTATGAAGGAGGCTGGTTCAAGGTCTTGATTGAATAAAGATGTATTGacccacattcttttctttctttctgatattaTCTTAGTTAAGgatttactgctgtaaacagacaccacaAACAAGGCAAATGCTCATATGgacaacaattaattggggctggcttacaggttcagagtttcagtgaattatcatcatgatgagaccctggcagcatccaggcaggcaaggtgcaagaggagctgagagttctacatcttcatctgaatgctaCTAGGAGAATATTGATTCCCAGGTAGCTCGGAGTAGGatattaaagcccatacccacagtgacacacttactccaacaaggcaccacctattccaataaggacacatctccaaacagtgccactccctgagccaagcatatatgAACCATCACAGATACTTTTGCCTATTTTATTGTGTCCTCTCActattatatagaaaaaaattgtgcTAAAAGCAAGATAATATGTCCATACCCATATCTGACAAAGTAAACTTCAAGCCAAACTTAGCCAGAAATGATACAGAGTATTAATAAATAGAAAGCTCATCAAGAAGACACAATAATTGTGAACATTTGTGTACAAACTttggtttatttacttttgtgaAACAAAGTGAAAAAATAGGCTGGTCCAGACATAATAATAGGGCTTCAATAACCCATCCTCTTCAGCAAATGATCTCATTCACACAAAGGTCCACAAGGAAACCTCAGCATAAAACTACACTAAAGATCAAATACGCATAACAGAGTTCTATTGAATCTGCCATTCAacctttataaaatgaaaatcttctcAGAAGCCCACAAAACATTCTTCAAATCAGTACACTATTTGAGCCCCAAAACAAGCctgcttaaaaattaatttacttacatataatgctGCCCCTTCCTTGTCTCTCCACACAATGACCCTATCTCtatcccccttttccttctcctctgagaaagtgGGGCACCCCTTGAGTATCCCTCCCACCTGGGTTCATCAGATATCAggataggtgcatcttctctcactgaggccagtaAAGGCAACCCTCTTGGGAAAGGaataccacagtcaggctacagctttaggaagagcctctgctccagttgttggtgggtgcccacatggagactgagatgaatgtctgctacatatgtgcaggggcctcattccagcccatgtatgctcattggttggtggctcagactctgagaaccctgcaagggtccaggtgagttgaccctgttgctcttcctgtggagttcctattcccttcagacccttcaatcctttccccaacatttccataagagtccctaacCTTCatccaatatttggctgtgtaTATCaacatctgtttcagtcagctgctgggtagagcctctcagaggacagttatgctagactcctgtctgcaaacacaacaGACTTTCATGAATAAtgttagggattggtgtttgcccatgggttGGGTTTCAAATTGGGACAGTTATTAGTtggctgttccttcagtctctgttccatttcttttaaacaagGCATATTTTGGGtagaaaattttgtgggtgggtttgtgtTCTTATTATTCCACTGGGtgtcctgtctggctactggaggtgccctcttcaggttccatgtgaATATTGTTAGGCTTCTTGGTTAAGGTCAaccacattgactcctgggagcctccccaaTTGAATCTCTGGGACTTCCAAAAGATTCCCCCCACTCTCACTGATAGCTATAGCTTTCCATTCAGTCTTGTGACCCTCTCTGGGTCTCTCAGCACACCTGACCCTGATCTGTTACCCCGCCCCCAATTATCCttcctctctgtgccttctgtgACTATTGTGTTCCTCCTTCACATGTGATTCAAGAATCCTCATGTGtaccttctttcttgtttaacttcttagagtctgtggggtgtatcttgggtattctgtattttgtggctaatatccctTTAGTGAGTCCATACTATGCATGTTTATTTTGGATCTGGTTTACCTCACTGAGGAAGCTATATCTAATTCCATCTATttgactgcaaaattcatgatgtcctcattttaaatatctgattaggattccattgtgtaaatgaaccatgttttctgtatccattctttagttgaggggcatctgggttgtttcctgtttctggtcattacaaataaagctgttatgaacatagtgtagcatgtgtccttgtatACCTGTAtcttcatgtagaactattttcaaatttttataagCCATCAAATCGATTTCCAGATTAGTTGTACAAATTTACAATCTTCCCAGCAATGGAGCAATATGCCCTTTCTGCACATCTTTGCCAGCTATGCTGTTGCTTGagggtttttatcttagccactcctattggtgtaaggtggaatctcaggctcATTTTCATTAgcatttccccaatgactaaggatgttgaacatttctttaagtgcttctcatccattcgaGATTCCTATGTTGAAAATtatctgtttaactctgtactccattttttaattggattatttgttttataaaaccattCTTAACAAGCCCCCTTCTGTAATAATTTATTGTGTTGTATCATGTCATAATTGAAGAAAACTAGAAatcaacagcaagagaaatgtttctttgatatatgattatatttctagtaaaatacattgaaaaataaaagtgaactaTATAGAgagttaaattagaaaaaaaaatcaatgtaattcACAAAAGTGGTATTGGTTCATGCTAGGTAACTGCTAGTCATCATCAACATGGTTCCCCCACAAACACCAcaccatacaacacacacacagccaccctTACCCTACCCCCCAACCCACACCCCAACACAACATGCACCTATCCCCCACCAACTCCCCCACTACCTATACACCACACAACTgtacacaacacagacacacaaaacacatacatccCATACCCTCACTGCCACAACACACTCTACACACATATGACCCCGTACCACCATATagatgcaccacacacacacacacacacacacacacacacgcacacacacgcacacacacaaacacatacatctaCCCCACCCTCATCTTCTCATATACCCTTCCACACCCTGGccccacacaaacaccacacacacagtccacAGAAAAATGACCAGATACCACTactcacacataacacacatacacacaaacacacacacacacacacacacacacacacacacacaaccaccatACCCCAATATCCCCCCACACCctccacacaccatacacacacgcacatgcacacacacacacacacacacacacacacactttttctccAATTTCTACCATGATTTTAACATGGATAGAGGAGATGTGCCAGTATTGACAGGTGCTTGCAAGGAGATATCTTCTTCAACATTCTGTATCCTCCTAAAGAACAGTAaccaaattttataatttttatagtcAGCATTGCTGTACAGACActatcaatgagaagagaggcccttggccctgtgaaggccctatgccccagtgtaggggaatgccagggctaggaattgctagtgggtgggttggtgagcagaagtagtgggaggggatagggggttttctgaggggaaatcaggaaaggggataacatttgaaatttaaataaagataatatctaataaaaaataaaaaagtgggaaaaaagaaaaaattgcaaaaaaagtGTTCAATGAGAAATTTTTGGATGATATTTGAGAAATTCATTGACAGTGCAAAGAAAGTTGGAGAGACTCATATTTCTGACTACTTTCAGAATTATAAGaaaattggattaaaaaaaacatttgaaagcaTTGCAATCACAGAGGCGtttctaagagaagagaaagttaaTGTATTGACTTTCAACATCTGCTTTCTGACATCTCGGTGGTTTTCTGAAGATGGCTGTCTGTAAAATCGGTCTCCTCAGGAGTGTCCTCCAGAGCCTTCTTAAGAACTATTTTGAGAGACTGATGCTTTCTAAGCTGCCTAAAGGAGCCTACAAGGAAGTAAACGATGGGGTTGGCAGAGCTGTTTACACAGGACAGGACTGCAGTAACTTGGTAAATCTGACAAAAGGGATGATGTAAATGAGCCCTAAACCAGTATAACAGGAACAAGTAAAGCCCAAGAGGCAGTCCACAGATGAGGTAGACCATCACTGTGAGAAAGACGGTAACGTACAGCCTGGACAGGGGTTTCCTCCTGGAACCACAGAGGATCCTCAGCAGTAGGGCCAGACTGGATCCAGAGAGAAGCAAAAGTAAAAACATCAGAAATGCAGTTATAATAAAGTTAACCTTTTTCCATAAATGATGATGAGTCTCACCCAGGAATCCTGAGAAGGACCACTCAAGGATGCCCATGAGAAAGGACAGAACCCAGATTAGGGTACATATGATAGCTGACATGTTTCTTGGGCGGTGGCAGTGGTACCAGATTGGCCACAATACAGACAGGCAGCGCTCTGTGCTAATAGCACTGAGGATGCTCAGGCCTGAGATATAGGGAATGATTGCTGCACTGCTTAAGATATCTTTGCTTAATTTATGGGCATAGATGCCATAGAAGTCAATGATCCGTAGCAGAGAGTCAAAGAAGTGACAACAGAGGAAGAAGGAGTCTGCCAGTGCCAGGTTGAGGATATAGACTGAGATGGCTTTTCTGCGCATGTGGAATCCCAGGAGCCAGAGTACAATGCTGTTTCCTGCCAGTCCCACCAGGGCAGTGATGAGGACCAGGAAGGATGGGGTCAGGATTGGACTGCAGTTGGGATGACCAGTTTCATTCAGTGGTGTAGGTTCTGTGTTGTGGGATGAGATGGTTGGATCCATGCTCACAAATCTTCCAGTGGTGTCCCTGAGAACACAGACAATATTT
Proteins encoded in this region:
- the LOC110338377 gene encoding mas-related G-protein coupled receptor member X1; protein product: MDPTISSHNTEPTPLNETGHPNCSPILTPSFLVLITALVGLAGNSIVLWLLGFHMRRKAISVYILNLALADSFFLCCHFFDSLLRIIDFYGIYAHKLSKDILSSAAIIPYISGLSILSAISTERCLSVLWPIWYHCHRPRNMSAIICTLIWVLSFLMGILEWSFSGFLGETHHHLWKKVNFIITAFLMFLLLLLSGSSLALLLRILCGSRRKPLSRLYVTVFLTVMVYLICGLPLGLYLFLLYWFRAHLHHPFCQIYQVTAVLSCVNSSANPIVYFLVGSFRQLRKHQSLKIVLKKALEDTPEETDFTDSHLQKTTEMSESRC